From the genome of Clostridium sp. BNL1100, one region includes:
- a CDS encoding FAD-dependent oxidoreductase, with product MNIQQLKCDVAVIGGGPAGIAAALAAARNGAKVFLADRNEYLGGNMSSGLPLLGFLDKNGNQVTGGIAQEIVDKLTLRGACLGHNPCPLHNSVTIIDSEMMKVLAFEICREAGIQVLLHCEVIDVNVENGRIDRVYLMGKGTRYDIEASVFIDATGDGDVAYLSGATFEKGQQETGILQPPSLLFTLSNFNEEKFWSFLEEHPEDLIPAESMNVSNGYDVQFFRSHPGYVFLGLRNTLTRMSEQNLNPFKRDTLIYIKTPHPGQICINATRILNFDGTDLKDLTRGGEEGMQQIVNITEFLRKYIPGFEDTYVSYINSSIGIRETRRFSGIKRLTIDNVTNGVIPEDSIALGSYKVDIHNGLNSSTDLIDLEGPYGIPLGCLISSDVNNLVLSGRCISMDAPSLASARVMTTCMAIGQATGVCASLSTKKNILPSSVNSAEVREILLKEKAILSI from the coding sequence ATGAATATTCAACAGTTAAAATGTGATGTTGCGGTTATCGGAGGTGGACCCGCCGGAATTGCTGCAGCACTGGCAGCCGCCAGAAACGGCGCCAAAGTTTTTCTCGCAGATCGCAACGAATATCTCGGAGGTAACATGTCTTCAGGGCTTCCTTTACTGGGTTTTCTTGATAAAAACGGGAACCAGGTAACAGGCGGTATTGCACAGGAGATTGTAGATAAATTAACATTGCGTGGAGCGTGCCTGGGCCATAACCCTTGCCCACTGCATAATTCAGTTACAATCATTGACTCTGAAATGATGAAGGTTCTCGCCTTTGAGATATGCAGAGAAGCGGGAATTCAGGTTTTACTACACTGTGAGGTCATTGATGTTAATGTTGAAAACGGCCGAATAGACCGGGTGTATCTCATGGGTAAAGGCACACGCTATGATATTGAAGCTTCCGTTTTTATAGATGCTACAGGCGACGGCGATGTTGCATATCTTTCAGGTGCTACATTTGAAAAGGGTCAACAGGAAACAGGGATTTTACAACCCCCTTCCCTCCTTTTTACACTTAGTAATTTTAATGAAGAAAAGTTCTGGAGTTTCTTAGAAGAGCATCCTGAGGATTTGATTCCCGCCGAAAGCATGAATGTTTCCAACGGATATGATGTACAATTTTTTAGAAGCCACCCGGGCTATGTATTCCTTGGACTGCGAAATACATTAACACGAATGAGTGAACAAAATTTAAATCCATTCAAAAGAGATACTCTCATATACATTAAAACCCCGCATCCGGGTCAGATTTGCATTAACGCCACACGGATTTTAAACTTTGACGGAACTGATCTCAAGGATTTAACACGGGGCGGCGAAGAAGGTATGCAGCAAATCGTAAATATAACTGAGTTTCTTAGAAAATATATACCGGGCTTTGAGGACACCTATGTTTCTTACATTAACAGTTCAATAGGTATTCGTGAAACCCGCCGTTTTTCCGGCATTAAGAGACTTACTATAGACAATGTGACAAATGGTGTTATTCCTGAGGACAGCATTGCCCTTGGTTCCTACAAAGTAGACATTCATAACGGTCTGAATAGTTCTACTGATCTCATTGACCTTGAAGGGCCTTATGGAATACCCCTGGGTTGCCTAATCAGCAGTGATGTGAACAATCTGGTACTAAGCGGCAGATGTATTTCCATGGATGCACCTTCATTAGCCAGTGCCCGTGTTATGACAACTTGTATGGCAATTGGACAAGCTACCGGAGTATGCGCTTCTCTTTCTACTAAAAAGAATATTCTCCCTTCTTCAGTTAACAGCGCAGAAGTCAGAGAAATATTGCTAAAAGAAAAAGCAATTCTTAGTATTTAA